The following proteins come from a genomic window of Gammaproteobacteria bacterium:
- a CDS encoding TonB-dependent receptor produces the protein MKYQPSIAALALGAMTLVFSTAAVAQDDEPLEEIVVTGIRGSLAAAVDQKRDSDQLVEVIIAEDIGKLPDQNLAEVLENITGIQITRTAGVGTGVQIRGTNSNRVEFNGVSTVNSGSGRSGINFEDVNPAIISAVEVTKSPDAGTIEGSVGGTINLKTIRPLDLPATLGAVRVQYEDSSLSSESMTPRFSGAFGDNWSTDAGEIGFVISGSVTEQESVSFRPRTDRDNRVSPAAAVDPAEFLGIQFLVQEQENYDYDTVNLASTFEWAPSDNLKFHADVVVNEQERSQDSYRLQASGVSTLRNLSVPTAYETIDFGVGPGRFPAALQGTLEPDLANDDDDPNLRFSSDTGSRVTDSQIIAIGGDWNGERWSVSAEYAMTTSDTSNPNLSTTLNFINPNCPLDASSNDNCVPFIYDLSGGTLSWGVNFDSPFAPAPADLLNPANVVLDQVIIGRNTTENEEDALRMDFSWDADWNGITTLDIGFRYGESSSRFNRIQDRIGGFSRMVDSPNGVLFSELLVPGPSNFDKGDGRTLFIRDFLLVDPDRAFSDPDGTLAILEAAVVAHDPVSPDTARLASDRNQFYDVGEETTALYAQANFEAGIFRGNVGVRYVETEVDSVAYGFEDAAGNRSLVSTKGKYDFLLPRLNVAAEVSEDVIVRFGYGADIRRPGFNRISTAFAADNQENSAIDQGNPNLKPEEVDSLDLAVEWYFAESALVSLGYFTKDRTDIIGQVFEGALLVNDPTSTSGLARETDPSCPGGGIWNPTVIPNVLGDPNRLGLCVDYRTWTNDPSTTTQSGFEFAFQYDLSGFEDRLGWASGFGVIFNYTNQDFSGGSIVDCTSGRGRQVLGADVCIPRGLLDFSEDAYNITIYYEKYGLSARARYTWRESFRTQDFGGGANTSGSSTFSFPVHTLDRGQLNASINYSVNDHLDVGLEVVNLTEERIDQHCVSTRGPLCFVGLPDRRIVVGGIYRF, from the coding sequence ATGAAGTATCAACCCAGTATCGCTGCGCTCGCGCTGGGCGCGATGACGCTGGTCTTTTCAACTGCGGCCGTCGCGCAGGACGACGAGCCCCTGGAAGAGATTGTCGTTACGGGCATCCGCGGATCCCTGGCTGCCGCTGTGGACCAGAAACGGGACTCGGACCAACTGGTTGAAGTCATTATCGCGGAGGATATCGGCAAGCTGCCCGATCAGAACCTGGCGGAAGTTCTTGAGAATATTACCGGTATCCAGATTACCCGCACGGCGGGTGTCGGCACCGGCGTTCAGATCCGCGGCACCAATTCGAACCGGGTCGAATTCAACGGCGTTTCCACCGTAAATTCGGGTTCCGGCCGTAGCGGCATCAATTTCGAAGATGTCAATCCGGCGATTATTTCAGCGGTCGAAGTGACCAAGTCGCCTGACGCCGGGACCATCGAAGGTTCTGTCGGCGGCACAATCAATCTCAAGACGATACGCCCGCTTGATCTGCCGGCCACATTGGGCGCGGTCAGGGTTCAGTACGAAGACAGCAGCCTCAGCTCCGAAAGCATGACGCCAAGGTTCTCAGGCGCATTTGGCGACAATTGGTCGACGGACGCGGGCGAAATCGGTTTTGTGATCAGTGGCAGCGTCACTGAGCAGGAATCGGTGTCGTTTCGTCCTCGTACCGACCGCGACAACCGCGTTTCGCCGGCTGCCGCCGTCGATCCGGCTGAATTTCTCGGTATCCAGTTCCTGGTTCAGGAGCAGGAAAATTACGACTACGACACCGTCAATCTCGCGTCGACCTTCGAATGGGCGCCCAGTGACAACCTGAAGTTTCATGCCGACGTCGTTGTCAACGAGCAGGAGCGAAGCCAGGACAGTTACAGGCTTCAGGCGTCCGGCGTCAGCACGCTGAGAAACCTCAGTGTCCCCACAGCCTATGAAACGATTGATTTCGGCGTCGGTCCCGGCAGGTTCCCGGCAGCGCTTCAGGGCACGCTTGAACCGGACCTGGCCAACGATGATGACGATCCCAACCTGCGTTTCTCAAGCGATACCGGTTCCAGGGTCACCGATAGTCAGATCATTGCGATCGGTGGTGACTGGAATGGCGAGAGGTGGTCCGTAAGCGCCGAGTACGCGATGACAACGTCGGACACCTCCAACCCCAACCTGAGCACGACCCTGAACTTCATAAACCCGAACTGTCCTCTCGATGCGAGCAGCAACGATAACTGCGTGCCGTTCATCTATGACTTGTCCGGCGGCACGTTGTCGTGGGGCGTTAATTTCGATTCACCCTTTGCACCGGCGCCGGCCGATCTTTTGAACCCGGCCAATGTCGTTCTGGACCAGGTAATTATTGGTCGCAATACAACCGAAAACGAAGAAGATGCACTTCGCATGGACTTCTCCTGGGACGCGGATTGGAACGGCATCACCACACTCGATATTGGTTTCCGCTACGGCGAGTCCTCAAGTCGATTCAACCGCATTCAGGACCGGATCGGTGGCTTCAGCCGCATGGTGGACAGCCCCAACGGTGTCCTGTTCTCCGAATTGCTGGTGCCGGGACCCAGTAACTTTGACAAGGGCGACGGCAGGACGTTGTTCATTCGTGATTTCCTGCTTGTTGACCCGGATCGCGCCTTTTCCGACCCGGACGGCACGCTGGCCATTCTGGAGGCGGCGGTTGTAGCGCACGATCCGGTCAGCCCGGATACCGCCAGACTTGCATCCGATCGGAATCAGTTCTATGACGTCGGCGAAGAGACCACCGCTCTGTATGCGCAAGCGAACTTCGAGGCCGGTATTTTCCGTGGCAACGTAGGCGTGCGGTATGTCGAGACTGAAGTCGATTCAGTGGCGTATGGCTTTGAGGATGCCGCGGGCAACAGGTCGCTGGTGTCAACCAAGGGCAAGTACGACTTCCTGCTTCCGCGATTGAATGTGGCAGCCGAGGTGAGCGAAGACGTGATCGTTCGATTCGGCTATGGCGCGGACATCCGACGTCCGGGTTTCAACAGGATCAGTACTGCGTTTGCGGCTGACAATCAGGAAAATTCCGCCATCGATCAGGGCAACCCCAACCTCAAGCCCGAGGAAGTGGATTCGCTGGATCTGGCAGTCGAGTGGTACTTTGCCGAGTCGGCGCTGGTCAGTCTCGGTTACTTCACGAAGGACCGCACGGACATCATCGGGCAGGTCTTCGAAGGCGCATTACTGGTTAACGATCCAACTTCCACCAGTGGTCTTGCCCGTGAAACAGACCCAAGTTGCCCGGGCGGAGGCATCTGGAACCCGACGGTCATACCCAATGTATTGGGCGACCCCAACAGGCTGGGATTGTGTGTCGACTACCGGACCTGGACGAACGACCCGTCAACGACCACCCAGTCCGGTTTCGAGTTTGCCTTCCAGTACGACCTTTCAGGGTTCGAGGATCGTCTGGGTTGGGCGTCCGGTTTCGGTGTCATTTTCAACTACACCAACCAGGACTTCAGCGGTGGTTCGATCGTGGACTGCACGTCGGGACGTGGCCGGCAGGTTCTCGGCGCTGATGTCTGCATTCCTCGCGGACTGCTCGACTTCTCCGAAGACGCGTACAACATCACGATCTACTACGAGAAGTACGGTCTGTCCGCCAGGGCGCGCTACACGTGGCGTGAATCGTTCCGCACACAGGACTTCGGCGGCGGCGCCAACACGAGCGGCAGCAGCACGTTCAGCTTCCCGGTCCATACGCTCGACAGAGGTCAGCTGAATGCCAGCATCAACTACTCGGTGAACGATCATCTGGACGTTGGTCTTGAAGTTGTCAACCTTACCGAGGAGCGTATTGATCAACATTGCGTCAGCACACGCGGGCCGCTTTGTTTCGTCGGACTCCCCGACAGACGCATCGTTGTCGGTGGAATCTACCGCTTCTGA
- a CDS encoding ABC transporter ATP-binding protein, which produces MLQAAKLTKSYGDIEALKGLDMTVEGGDIYCLLGANGAGKTTTISLFLNFIRPDGGTATVCGLDVTEQPLETKKLLAYIPEQVMLYGNLTALENLRYFSQLGGHDYSQEEYRDFLRRVGLEEEAVERRVKTYSKGMRQKVGVAIALAKQARALLLDEPTAGLDPKASNEFSELLLNLKSDGAAILMATHDLFRAKETGTRIGIMKEGRLVDELSTGEVSHADVEKIYLQHMHAGGHYAQEGAGSA; this is translated from the coding sequence TTGCTGCAGGCTGCGAAACTTACGAAGAGCTACGGCGATATTGAAGCCCTCAAGGGTCTGGACATGACCGTGGAGGGCGGCGACATCTATTGCCTGCTGGGCGCCAACGGCGCCGGCAAGACGACCACGATCAGCCTGTTTCTGAACTTCATCCGGCCGGACGGAGGCACGGCGACGGTGTGCGGTCTGGACGTAACCGAACAGCCGCTGGAAACCAAGAAGCTGCTCGCCTACATTCCCGAGCAGGTGATGCTCTACGGGAACCTGACGGCGCTGGAGAACCTGCGCTATTTTTCCCAGTTGGGTGGGCACGATTACTCGCAGGAGGAGTACCGCGACTTCCTGCGGCGCGTGGGTCTCGAAGAGGAGGCCGTGGAGCGCAGGGTAAAGACCTACTCGAAGGGAATGCGCCAGAAGGTCGGCGTGGCCATCGCCCTGGCAAAACAGGCCCGCGCGCTGTTGCTGGACGAACCGACGGCCGGCCTGGATCCCAAGGCCAGCAACGAATTCTCGGAGCTGTTGCTGAATCTCAAATCGGACGGCGCCGCGATCCTGATGGCCACTCACGATCTGTTCCGGGCCAAGGAAACCGGCACGCGCATCGGCATCATGAAGGAAGGACGCCTGGTCGATGAACTCAGCACGGGCGAGGTATCCCACGCCGACGTGGAGAAAATCTATCTCCAGCACATGCACGCCGGCGGACACTACGCGCAGGAGGGCGCCGGTTCCGCCTGA
- a CDS encoding ABC transporter permease subunit — translation MNSARARYPTPTWRKSISSTCTPADTTRRRAPVPPDQEVKLMIASIARKEFSEIVRDGRFKWTAGIMALLLLTALAAGYQKYSAYMDMQRLAQDQTNYQWFNQGDKNPHSGAHYGNYAFKPAGPLAFFDNGVNNYAGTALFMEAHKQNFAIGRPATDQSSIGRFGDLSGAMILRLLMPLLIIFLGFTAFSGERESGTLRQVLSMSVGNRQLLWGKALGIGTAVVLVVGACVLIGGLALSLTGLHAEGESLGLRVALMAASYLLYAAIFLFLTLAVSAWAKNARTALMILVGFWAFVGFLAPKAASEISKVVHPTPAFGQWMADMRGHQMRGIDGVPPFVRFEQESQAIFAEYGAETVAELPVYVGALRLQKFEEYDFPVFEEHYGRLRDSYIDQRRLQDRLGVIAPTLPLRSLSMALAGTDLIRHIDFADAAETYRRDMVTRINAYLGEAAASMNTGGGGVLVSDQEVFGIVPPFEFRSQGLGATLDEHGGNLIALVVWLLASLGLALWAVRRLRVEQD, via the coding sequence ATGAACTCAGCACGGGCGAGGTATCCCACGCCGACGTGGAGAAAATCTATCTCCAGCACATGCACGCCGGCGGACACTACGCGCAGGAGGGCGCCGGTTCCGCCTGACCAAGAGGTAAAGCTTATGATCGCTTCCATTGCACGCAAGGAATTCTCCGAAATCGTGCGCGACGGGCGGTTCAAATGGACCGCCGGCATCATGGCGCTGCTGCTGCTGACGGCCCTGGCCGCCGGCTACCAGAAATACAGCGCTTACATGGATATGCAGCGCCTTGCCCAGGACCAGACCAACTACCAGTGGTTCAACCAGGGCGACAAGAACCCGCATTCGGGGGCGCACTACGGCAACTACGCATTCAAGCCGGCCGGCCCGCTTGCCTTCTTCGACAACGGCGTCAACAACTACGCCGGAACCGCGCTGTTCATGGAAGCACACAAGCAGAACTTCGCAATTGGCCGGCCCGCGACCGACCAGAGTTCCATCGGGCGCTTCGGCGACCTGAGCGGCGCCATGATCCTGCGGCTGCTGATGCCGCTTCTGATCATCTTTCTCGGATTCACGGCCTTTTCCGGCGAACGCGAGAGCGGAACCTTGCGCCAGGTGCTGAGCATGAGCGTAGGCAATCGCCAGTTGCTCTGGGGCAAGGCGTTGGGAATCGGTACGGCGGTAGTTCTGGTCGTCGGCGCCTGCGTGCTGATCGGCGGCCTGGCGTTGTCGCTCACCGGACTGCACGCGGAAGGCGAGTCGCTCGGTCTGCGGGTAGCGCTCATGGCGGCGTCCTATCTTCTCTACGCGGCGATCTTCCTGTTCCTGACGCTTGCGGTGTCCGCCTGGGCGAAGAACGCCCGCACCGCGCTCATGATCCTGGTCGGTTTCTGGGCTTTCGTCGGGTTCCTGGCGCCCAAGGCAGCCAGCGAAATCTCCAAGGTCGTGCACCCGACCCCCGCCTTCGGCCAGTGGATGGCCGACATGCGCGGTCACCAGATGCGCGGCATCGACGGAGTGCCGCCGTTCGTGCGCTTCGAGCAGGAATCCCAGGCGATCTTTGCCGAGTACGGAGCGGAGACGGTCGCGGAGCTTCCCGTCTATGTCGGCGCCCTTCGGCTGCAGAAATTCGAGGAATACGACTTCCCCGTATTCGAGGAGCATTACGGCCGGCTGCGCGATTCCTACATCGATCAGCGCCGCCTGCAGGACCGTCTGGGCGTGATTGCGCCCACGCTGCCCCTGCGTTCGCTCTCGATGGCCCTGGCGGGAACCGATCTCATCCGGCACATCGACTTTGCCGACGCCGCCGAGACTTACCGGCGCGACATGGTGACCCGGATCAACGCCTACCTCGGCGAGGCGGCCGCCAGCATGAATACCGGCGGCGGCGGCGTCCTGGTTTCGGATCAGGAGGTTTTCGGGATCGTTCCGCCATTCGAATTCAGATCGCAGGGGTTGGGAGCAACGCTGGATGAGCACGGCGGCAATCTCATCGCTCTCGTGGTCTGGCTGCTGGCATCGCTGGGACTGGCGCTGTGGGCGGTACGGCGCCTCAGGGTGGAGCAAGACTGA
- a CDS encoding ABC transporter permease subunit, producing the protein MKRIIISHEVRQLFRSGAFRALLLLVAGAIAFAAFSGQRSIDRQVEGAMAATAFEDAQRAKMRADTEAYEARLAAQGGEYEFAGARHAPGAGPPQGTNAGVVGAQTAKYLTLPPTGLASFAVGQSDIQLNYVPVSMNPTHTTTNNLELENPLNLMTGSFDIAFVLIFLLPIFILAISYDLLSSEKERGTLAMILAHPISLKELLASKIIARAGVLVASILGLGLVALFAVGANLDSADTWARFGLWITATLLYSLFWFAMAVMVNVYGRNSAANGIALAGTWLALVVVLPTLVSLLATTIYPAPSRMELTVAARDAQTAAEKTYMARLDEYYYDHLEFIPEGDERATDFLTVAMANRNAIEKAVRPLYDEFQGQLNRQESLVQRFQFISPAIMMQLALNEVSGTSANRYEHFLNQAYDFHARWGEYFSVKFLQRDPLTPADYDRFPAFEYREEPFGAVLMRLVPSLLGMIVLLTGALLIPFLRLRRYQVATS; encoded by the coding sequence ATGAAACGAATAATCATTTCGCACGAGGTGCGTCAACTCTTTCGTTCCGGGGCGTTTCGCGCGCTGCTGCTACTGGTCGCGGGAGCGATAGCGTTTGCCGCCTTTTCCGGCCAGCGTTCCATCGACCGCCAGGTTGAAGGTGCGATGGCGGCCACCGCGTTCGAGGACGCCCAGCGCGCAAAAATGCGGGCCGATACCGAAGCGTACGAAGCGCGGTTGGCCGCGCAAGGGGGCGAATACGAGTTCGCCGGGGCGCGGCACGCGCCGGGCGCGGGCCCTCCGCAGGGCACCAATGCCGGTGTGGTCGGAGCGCAAACGGCCAAGTACCTCACCTTGCCTCCCACCGGACTGGCGTCGTTCGCGGTCGGCCAGAGCGACATTCAGCTCAACTACGTGCCGGTTTCGATGAACCCCACGCACACCACGACGAACAACCTCGAACTCGAGAACCCGCTGAACCTGATGACGGGCTCGTTCGATATCGCCTTCGTCCTGATCTTTCTGCTGCCGATCTTCATTCTGGCGATCAGCTACGACCTGCTCTCCAGCGAAAAGGAAAGGGGCACGCTGGCGATGATCCTGGCGCACCCGATATCGTTGAAGGAGCTGCTGGCGTCGAAGATCATTGCCCGCGCGGGCGTCCTGGTCGCGAGCATATTGGGGCTGGGTCTCGTTGCGCTGTTCGCGGTCGGCGCCAACCTGGATTCGGCCGATACCTGGGCGCGATTCGGTCTGTGGATCACTGCCACGCTCCTGTATTCACTGTTCTGGTTCGCGATGGCGGTCATGGTCAACGTGTACGGCAGGAACTCGGCCGCCAACGGCATTGCCCTGGCGGGCACCTGGCTGGCACTGGTCGTGGTTCTGCCGACACTCGTGAGCCTGCTCGCGACGACGATCTATCCCGCGCCGTCACGAATGGAATTGACTGTTGCCGCCCGGGACGCGCAGACCGCGGCCGAAAAAACCTATATGGCCCGGCTGGACGAGTATTACTACGACCACCTGGAGTTCATTCCGGAAGGCGACGAGCGCGCGACCGACTTCCTGACCGTGGCGATGGCCAACCGCAACGCGATCGAGAAGGCGGTGCGGCCACTGTACGACGAGTTCCAGGGCCAGCTGAACCGCCAGGAAAGCCTGGTGCAGCGGTTCCAGTTCATTTCGCCCGCGATCATGATGCAGTTGGCTTTGAACGAAGTCTCAGGCACCAGCGCGAACCGTTACGAGCACTTCCTCAACCAGGCGTACGACTTTCACGCGCGCTGGGGCGAGTACTTCAGCGTCAAGTTCCTCCAGCGGGATCCGCTCACGCCCGCCGACTACGACCGGTTCCCGGCGTTCGAGTACCGGGAGGAGCCGTTCGGCGCGGTGCTGATGCGCCTGGTCCCGTCTCTTCTGGGAATGATCGTGCTGCTAACCGGTGCGCTCCTGATACCGTTCCTGCGGTTACGGCGCTACCAGGTCGCCACCTCCTGA